A single genomic interval of Mycolicibacterium holsaticum DSM 44478 = JCM 12374 harbors:
- a CDS encoding cysteine desulfurase-like protein: MAYDVARVRGLHPSLGDGWVHFDAQHGMLLPDTVGRAVSTAFRGSMPTPVGPHPSAQRSAAVLSAARQAVADLVNADPRGVVLGPDRAVLMTALADASSSRVGLGYEIVVTRLDDEANIAPWLRAANRYGAKTKWAEVDIETGELPTWQWESLITRPTRLVAITSASSTLGTVTDLRAVTKLAHDIGALVVVDHSAAAPYRLIDIDEIDADVVALNAVAWGGPPIGALVFRDPSMIDSFHSVSLNPHATGPERLEVGTHQFGMLAGVVASIDYLAALDESASGTRRERLAVSMQSAATYMDRLFEYLLASLRSLPAVMVIGSPEVRVPVLSFAVTHVPAERVVQRLADNGILAISNASSRVLDVIGVNDIGGAVTIGLAHYTTLAEVDQLVRALASLG; encoded by the coding sequence ATGGCATACGACGTCGCCCGGGTGCGGGGCTTGCACCCGTCTCTGGGCGACGGCTGGGTGCATTTCGACGCACAGCACGGGATGCTGCTGCCCGACACCGTCGGCCGGGCGGTGTCCACCGCCTTCCGCGGGTCGATGCCGACCCCGGTGGGGCCGCATCCGTCGGCTCAGCGCAGCGCCGCAGTGCTCAGCGCGGCGCGCCAGGCGGTGGCCGACCTCGTCAACGCCGATCCGCGCGGGGTGGTGTTGGGCCCCGACCGCGCGGTGCTGATGACGGCGCTGGCCGACGCGTCGTCGTCGCGGGTCGGCCTTGGCTACGAGATCGTGGTGACCCGGCTCGACGACGAGGCCAACATCGCCCCCTGGCTGCGCGCCGCGAACCGCTACGGCGCCAAGACCAAGTGGGCCGAGGTCGACATCGAGACGGGCGAACTGCCTACCTGGCAGTGGGAAAGCCTGATCACCCGGCCCACCCGGCTGGTCGCAATCACCTCGGCCTCTTCGACTTTGGGCACGGTCACCGATCTGCGCGCGGTCACCAAACTCGCCCACGATATCGGCGCGCTGGTGGTCGTCGACCATTCCGCGGCCGCACCGTACCGGTTGATCGACATCGACGAGATCGACGCCGACGTGGTGGCCCTGAACGCGGTCGCGTGGGGCGGTCCGCCGATCGGCGCGCTGGTGTTCCGGGATCCGTCGATGATCGACTCGTTCCACTCGGTGTCGTTGAACCCGCACGCTACCGGGCCGGAGCGGCTGGAGGTCGGCACCCATCAGTTCGGCATGCTCGCAGGCGTCGTCGCCAGCATCGACTATCTGGCCGCACTCGACGAATCGGCGAGCGGCACCCGCCGCGAAAGGCTCGCGGTCTCAATGCAATCGGCCGCGACGTACATGGACCGGCTGTTCGAGTACCTGCTGGCCTCGCTGCGGTCGCTGCCGGCGGTGATGGTCATCGGCAGCCCGGAAGTCCGGGTTCCGGTGCTCAGCTTCGCGGTCACCCACGTACCCGCCGAACGGGTGGTGCAGCGGCTCGCCGACAACGGCATCCTGGCGATCTCCAACGCCAGCTCGCGGGTGCTCGACGTCATCGGCGTCAACGACATCGGCGGCGCGGTCACCATCGGGCTGGCGCACTACACCACGTTGGCCGAAGTCGATCAGCTGGTGCGGGCGCTGGCCTCGCTAGGCTGA
- a CDS encoding NAD(P)H-quinone oxidoreductase: MHAVLAETENRLTWQEVPDIEAGDGQVLVKVDTAGINRADLLQAAGKYPPPPGASEILGLEVSGTIAAVGDGVTEWSVGQQVCALLAGGGYAEFVAVPAGQVMPVPAGVSLHHAAGLPEVACTVWSNLVMTAGLRSGQVVLVHGGGSGIGTHAVQVGRALGCRVAVTAGSRNKLDLCSELGADITINYRDEDFVERIRAESDGADVILDLMGAAYLDRNIDALGPDGRLVIIGMQGGAKAELNIGKLLGKRGGVFATALRARPVSGRGSKSDVVAEVIANVWPMVESGQVRPIIGAEFPIQEAGAAHELLASGDVAGKILLRVDDSSA; this comes from the coding sequence ATGCATGCTGTCTTGGCCGAAACCGAAAATCGACTGACCTGGCAGGAAGTACCCGACATCGAGGCCGGTGACGGGCAGGTCCTGGTGAAGGTGGACACCGCCGGGATCAACCGCGCCGACCTGCTTCAGGCCGCAGGCAAGTATCCGCCGCCGCCCGGCGCCAGCGAGATCCTGGGCCTCGAGGTCTCGGGCACGATCGCCGCGGTCGGCGACGGTGTCACCGAATGGTCCGTCGGTCAACAGGTCTGCGCTTTGCTGGCGGGCGGTGGTTACGCCGAGTTCGTCGCGGTCCCGGCCGGGCAGGTGATGCCGGTTCCCGCCGGGGTGAGCCTGCACCACGCCGCCGGGCTGCCCGAGGTCGCGTGCACGGTGTGGTCGAACCTGGTGATGACGGCCGGCCTGCGGTCCGGCCAGGTGGTTCTCGTGCACGGCGGCGGAAGCGGCATCGGTACCCACGCCGTGCAGGTCGGCCGGGCGCTCGGCTGCCGGGTCGCGGTCACCGCGGGATCGCGCAACAAGTTGGACCTGTGCTCGGAGTTGGGCGCCGACATCACCATCAACTACCGCGACGAGGATTTCGTCGAACGCATCCGCGCCGAGTCCGACGGCGCCGACGTGATCCTCGACCTCATGGGAGCGGCCTATCTCGACCGCAACATCGACGCGCTCGGGCCCGACGGCCGGCTGGTGATCATCGGCATGCAGGGCGGCGCGAAGGCCGAGCTGAACATCGGCAAGCTCTTGGGCAAGCGCGGCGGGGTCTTCGCCACCGCGCTGCGGGCCCGCCCGGTCAGCGGCCGGGGCAGCAAAAGCGACGTCGTCGCCGAGGTGATCGCCAACGTCTGGCCGATGGTCGAAAGTGGTCAGGTGCGACCGATTATCGGCGCCGAGTTCCCCATTCAAGAGGCCGGCGCCGCACACGAACTGCTGGCATCCGGTGACGTCGCAGGCAAGATTCTGCTGCGCGTCGACGACAGCTCAGCCTAG
- a CDS encoding MarR family winged helix-turn-helix transcriptional regulator yields the protein MEGIIGGRTASDMPGLDIAEQRSWQNFLDSALRLYATLNRSLVDAHHLTLNDVRLLDILDKSATGSSRMGDLADSLMSLPSRVTRQIRRLELQGLVRRGASPDDGRGVLATITDDGRTAVREALKTYGEGVRVHFLGRLSRPQVAAMGENCRRISVALKSGAPPAKLGRV from the coding sequence ATGGAGGGGATCATCGGGGGACGTACTGCCAGTGATATGCCGGGTCTCGACATCGCTGAACAACGGTCGTGGCAAAACTTTCTGGATTCGGCGCTGCGGTTGTACGCGACGCTGAACCGATCTCTGGTCGACGCACACCACCTCACGCTGAACGATGTGCGGCTGCTCGACATTCTCGACAAATCCGCGACCGGGTCCTCGCGCATGGGGGATCTGGCCGACAGTTTGATGTCGCTTCCGAGCCGGGTGACGCGGCAGATCCGGCGGCTGGAATTGCAGGGTCTGGTGCGCCGCGGCGCCAGCCCCGACGACGGGCGCGGCGTGCTGGCCACCATCACCGACGACGGCCGCACGGCGGTGCGCGAAGCGCTGAAAACCTACGGCGAGGGGGTGCGCGTGCACTTCCTCGGCCGGCTGTCGCGCCCGCAGGTCGCCGCGATGGGGGAGAACTGCCGGCGCATCAGCGTGGCACTCAAGAGCGGTGCGCCACCGGCCAAACTCGGCCGGGTGTAA
- a CDS encoding NAD-dependent epimerase/dehydratase family protein, which translates to MRVLVAGATSVPGLPLLRELGARGHDVVGMTRSSAKTAEIAATGARPVVGDVFGPAQIDAVVADLRPDVVISLLTTLPKRGPMRVKDFEPARKLWGSGAPNLVRAAQRAGVRRVVAESVLFAYGYGSTGPALIDETDPYPGPPPPGGADMLNALRGMEQTVLTSGEHSDTEGIVLRYGVFYGPDVPHTKMFTRLVKWWLLPAVTGSGVVSWIHIDDVVTATADAVDRGRGGQLYNIVDDRPQSFGDYVREMAAGLHRPRPLPISPRVFGLIAPYGAAAFGDTWLPLSNAKAKAELGWTPRPRV; encoded by the coding sequence ATGCGCGTGTTGGTCGCCGGTGCGACGAGCGTGCCGGGACTTCCGCTGCTGCGTGAACTGGGTGCCCGCGGTCACGACGTCGTCGGCATGACCCGGTCTTCGGCCAAGACGGCCGAGATCGCGGCGACCGGCGCGCGACCGGTGGTGGGCGATGTGTTCGGCCCGGCCCAGATCGACGCGGTGGTCGCCGACCTTCGGCCCGACGTGGTGATCAGCCTGCTGACCACGCTGCCGAAGCGAGGACCCATGCGGGTCAAGGACTTCGAGCCCGCGCGGAAGCTGTGGGGCAGCGGTGCACCGAATCTGGTGCGCGCCGCCCAGCGCGCCGGTGTGCGACGCGTGGTCGCCGAGTCGGTGCTGTTCGCGTACGGATACGGTTCGACCGGGCCGGCGCTGATCGACGAAACCGATCCGTATCCAGGCCCGCCGCCGCCGGGTGGAGCCGACATGCTCAACGCGCTTCGCGGCATGGAACAGACCGTGCTGACGTCGGGTGAGCACAGCGACACCGAGGGAATCGTGTTGCGCTACGGCGTTTTCTACGGGCCCGACGTACCGCACACCAAGATGTTCACCCGGCTGGTGAAATGGTGGTTGCTGCCCGCGGTCACCGGCTCGGGCGTCGTGTCGTGGATCCACATCGACGATGTCGTCACAGCGACCGCCGATGCCGTGGACAGGGGCCGGGGCGGACAGCTCTACAACATCGTCGACGACCGGCCGCAGTCCTTCGGCGACTACGTGCGCGAGATGGCGGCCGGGCTGCATCGGCCGCGGCCGCTGCCGATCTCGCCGCGGGTGTTCGGGTTGATCGCGCCCTACGGCGCGGCCGCGTTCGGCGACACGTGGTTGCCGCTGTCCAACGCCAAGGCCAAGGCCGAACTCGGCTGGACGCCGCGTCCCCGGGTCTGA
- a CDS encoding crotonase/enoyl-CoA hydratase family protein, which translates to MGQTYESVTVDIADHVATVTLIGPGKGNAMGPAFWAEMPEVFAELDADRDVRAIVLTGSGKNFSYGLDVPAMGDTLSGVLTDGASARPRADFHATVLRMQGSISAVADCRTPTIASVHGWCIGGGVDLISAVDIRYASADAKFSVREIKLAMVADVGSLARLPLILNDGHLRELALTGKDIDAARAERIGLVNDVYADAEASLAAAHATAAEIAANPPLTVAGVKDVLDQQRIARVSESLRYVAAWNSAFLPSKDLTEGISAAFGKRPPNFTGE; encoded by the coding sequence ATGGGCCAGACCTATGAGTCCGTCACCGTCGACATCGCGGATCACGTCGCCACGGTGACGTTGATCGGTCCCGGTAAGGGCAACGCCATGGGGCCGGCGTTCTGGGCGGAGATGCCGGAGGTGTTCGCCGAGCTCGACGCCGATCGCGACGTGCGGGCGATCGTGTTGACCGGGTCCGGCAAGAACTTCAGCTATGGGCTCGACGTGCCGGCCATGGGCGACACGCTGTCCGGTGTGCTGACCGACGGGGCGTCAGCGCGGCCGCGGGCGGACTTCCACGCCACAGTGCTGCGGATGCAGGGCTCGATCAGCGCCGTCGCGGATTGCCGCACCCCGACGATCGCCTCGGTGCACGGCTGGTGCATCGGCGGCGGGGTGGACCTGATCTCGGCCGTCGACATCCGGTACGCGAGCGCGGACGCGAAGTTCTCGGTGCGGGAGATCAAGCTGGCGATGGTCGCCGACGTCGGCAGCCTGGCCCGGCTGCCGCTCATCCTCAACGACGGTCACCTGCGTGAACTCGCCCTGACGGGCAAGGACATCGACGCCGCGCGGGCCGAGCGGATCGGCCTGGTCAACGACGTCTACGCCGATGCCGAGGCGTCGCTGGCCGCCGCGCACGCCACCGCTGCGGAGATCGCCGCCAACCCGCCGCTCACGGTCGCCGGGGTCAAGGACGTGCTCGACCAGCAGCGCATCGCGCGCGTCTCGGAGAGCCTGCGGTATGTGGCGGCGTGGAATTCGGCGTTCCTGCCGTCGAAGGACCTCACCGAGGGCATCAGCGCGGCATTCGGGAAGCGGCCGCCGAACTTCACCGGCGAATAG
- a CDS encoding TIGR03086 family metal-binding protein yields MPEDLRQGPDSPPTDPLRGAELAFAALQHVLHGIAADDLHKQTPCRDFDVAALTDHLMNSITTIGAMAGAEFPERDRDDPVEQQVVLAARTALDAWHRRGLDGTVPFGGNEAPAGVMVGVLSLEFLVHAWDYATAVGREVTAPDSLSDYVLGTARKIITPQGRTTAGFDDPVELPDNASALDRLIAFTGRRPG; encoded by the coding sequence ATGCCCGAGGACCTGCGCCAAGGACCCGATTCTCCGCCGACCGACCCGCTGCGCGGCGCCGAGCTGGCGTTCGCCGCGTTGCAGCACGTGCTGCACGGTATCGCCGCCGATGACCTGCACAAGCAGACACCGTGCCGGGACTTCGACGTGGCAGCCTTGACCGATCACCTGATGAACTCGATCACCACGATCGGTGCGATGGCCGGAGCCGAGTTCCCCGAACGCGACCGCGACGACCCGGTGGAGCAGCAGGTCGTGCTGGCGGCGCGCACCGCGCTGGACGCGTGGCACCGCCGCGGCCTGGACGGCACCGTCCCGTTCGGCGGCAACGAGGCGCCCGCCGGCGTCATGGTCGGCGTGCTGTCGCTGGAGTTCCTGGTGCACGCGTGGGATTACGCCACGGCCGTCGGGCGTGAGGTGACTGCCCCGGATTCGTTGTCGGACTACGTGCTCGGGACGGCGCGCAAGATCATCACCCCGCAGGGCCGCACCACGGCGGGCTTCGACGATCCGGTCGAGTTGCCCGACAATGCGTCCGCGCTGGACCGGCTGATCGCGTTCACCGGTCGGCGGCCGGGCTAG
- the hisC gene encoding histidinol-phosphate transaminase, with protein sequence MPARLRPELADLPAYTPGKTVPGAIKIASNETVHGPLPSVRAAIDKAIDTINRYPDNGYLALRERLAEHVGFAPEHISVGCGSVSLCQQLIQITSTVGDEVLYAWRSFEIYPLQVRTAGATPVQVPLTDHTHDLDAMLAAITDRTRLIFVCNPNNPTSTVVDPDKLARFIAAVPPHILIAIDEAYVEYIREPLLPDSFGLVRAHRNVVVLRTFSKAYGLAGLRIGYAVGDPDIVTALGKVYVPFTATSISQAAAIASLDAADELLARTDAVVAERARVTDALRDAGYLVPPSQANFVWLPLPGRAREFAEASAESRIIVRPYGDDGVRVTVSSAKENDAFLEFARRWNDDR encoded by the coding sequence GTGCCCGCCCGTCTGCGTCCCGAGCTTGCCGATCTGCCCGCATACACTCCGGGCAAGACGGTGCCGGGTGCGATCAAGATCGCCAGCAACGAGACCGTGCACGGGCCGCTGCCCAGCGTGCGCGCGGCCATCGACAAGGCCATCGACACGATCAACCGTTACCCCGACAACGGCTACTTAGCGCTCAGGGAACGGCTGGCCGAGCATGTCGGCTTCGCCCCTGAGCACATCTCCGTCGGCTGCGGATCGGTGAGCCTGTGCCAGCAGTTGATCCAGATCACCTCGACCGTCGGCGACGAGGTGCTCTACGCCTGGCGCAGCTTCGAGATCTATCCCCTGCAGGTCCGCACCGCAGGAGCCACCCCGGTGCAGGTGCCGCTGACCGACCACACCCACGACCTCGACGCGATGCTGGCCGCGATCACCGACCGCACCCGGTTGATCTTCGTGTGCAACCCCAACAACCCGACCAGCACGGTCGTCGACCCGGACAAGCTGGCCCGCTTCATCGCCGCGGTGCCGCCGCACATCCTGATCGCCATCGACGAGGCCTACGTGGAGTACATCCGCGAGCCGTTGCTGCCCGACAGCTTCGGATTGGTCCGCGCGCACCGCAATGTCGTTGTGCTGCGGACGTTTTCGAAGGCCTACGGGCTGGCGGGACTGCGGATCGGGTATGCGGTCGGCGATCCGGACATCGTCACCGCGCTGGGCAAGGTCTATGTGCCGTTCACCGCGACGAGCATCTCCCAAGCCGCGGCCATCGCGTCGCTGGACGCCGCCGACGAGCTGCTGGCCCGCACCGACGCCGTCGTCGCCGAACGCGCCCGGGTGACGGACGCGCTGCGCGACGCCGGTTACCTGGTGCCGCCGTCGCAGGCCAACTTCGTGTGGCTGCCGCTGCCCGGTCGCGCCCGGGAATTCGCCGAAGCGTCCGCGGAAAGCCGCATCATCGTGCGGCCCTACGGCGACGACGGTGTGCGCGTCACCGTCTCCTCCGCAAAGGAGAACGACGCGTTCCTCGAATTCGCCCGACGCTGGAACGACGACCGATGA
- a CDS encoding prenyltransferase yields the protein MAEVRSRSRLSSWMYALRTTNPPPDGRIDFVTRWLVVTRAAVLPMTLFAGLVAALLAVGQPGLDWRWLTLAIVGIVLAHIANNLMNDLYDTSTGLDEATYPRALYAPHPVLSGLVSKRTLVLSILAVNVADLAILVVLTWARGWPVLAFGLAGFVLSVAYTAPPLRLKKRGLGEPDVLIVWGPLMVCGTYYSAVGSVGWDIVLAAIPYGLLCTTVLMGKHIDKIPYDEPRGIRTLPVMLGATRARSTTLAMLVGFYVLVAVAVALGAMPWPALLVLLALPRLVKLWPYFRRPPPDEPPPNFPVWPLWYAALAWVHVRLAGALLVVGLAIGAVLRVV from the coding sequence ATGGCCGAGGTCCGATCGCGTTCGCGGCTGAGTTCGTGGATGTACGCGCTGCGCACCACCAACCCGCCGCCGGACGGGCGCATCGATTTCGTCACCCGCTGGCTGGTAGTCACCCGCGCGGCGGTGTTGCCGATGACCCTGTTCGCCGGGCTCGTCGCGGCGCTGCTGGCCGTCGGGCAGCCCGGCCTGGACTGGCGCTGGCTGACCCTGGCCATCGTCGGGATCGTGCTGGCGCACATCGCCAACAACCTGATGAACGACCTCTACGACACCAGCACCGGCCTGGACGAGGCCACCTATCCGCGGGCGCTGTACGCCCCGCACCCGGTGCTGTCCGGACTGGTCAGCAAGCGCACCCTGGTGCTGTCGATCCTCGCGGTGAACGTCGCCGACCTCGCGATCCTGGTCGTGCTCACCTGGGCGCGCGGCTGGCCGGTGCTGGCATTCGGGCTGGCCGGCTTCGTGCTCAGCGTCGCCTACACCGCGCCGCCCCTGCGTCTGAAGAAACGCGGTCTCGGTGAACCCGACGTGCTGATCGTGTGGGGCCCGCTGATGGTCTGCGGAACCTACTACTCGGCTGTCGGCTCCGTCGGATGGGACATCGTGCTGGCTGCCATCCCCTACGGCCTGCTGTGCACCACCGTGTTGATGGGCAAGCACATCGACAAGATCCCCTACGACGAACCCCGCGGCATCCGCACCCTGCCCGTCATGCTCGGCGCCACCCGCGCCCGCAGCACCACCCTCGCGATGCTCGTGGGCTTCTACGTTCTGGTCGCCGTCGCGGTGGCACTCGGCGCGATGCCGTGGCCGGCGCTGCTGGTCCTGCTCGCCCTGCCCCGTCTGGTCAAGCTGTGGCCGTACTTCCGCCGCCCGCCGCCCGACGAGCCGCCGCCCAACTTCCCGGTGTGGCCGCTGTGGTACGCCGCGCTGGCATGGGTGCACGTGCGGTTGGCCGGTGCGCTGCTGGTCGTCGGCCTCGCGATCGGCGCCGTGCTTCGCGTCGTCTAG
- a CDS encoding IS481 family transposase has protein sequence MSHANALLTPKGRLRLARCVVDQGWPLRRAAERFQCSPTTAKKWAERYRVGGVAAMVDRSSRPSVSPNRTPKKTERRIINLRFTRRWGPHRIAYHLHLSRSTVQAVLRRHRMPLLRHLDHNTGLAVRRPTPHRYEHLAPGDLVHVDIKKLGRIPDGGGHRKLGRTIGNRHNNKHGRGYAYLHHAVDDHSRLAYSEILDDERKETAVAFWQRAKQSFAEHGIVIKAVLTDNGSCYRSKLFAQALGSDVKHKKTRPYRPQTNGKVERFNRTLNQEWAYAQTYLTDEARAATYQAWIHHYNHHRPHTGIKGKTPIERLDVHNLPAKNI, from the coding sequence ATGTCTCACGCTAATGCCTTGTTGACCCCGAAGGGGCGACTGCGCCTGGCCCGCTGTGTCGTGGATCAGGGTTGGCCGCTGCGCCGGGCTGCTGAGCGGTTCCAATGCTCACCGACCACAGCGAAGAAGTGGGCGGAGCGCTATCGCGTCGGCGGCGTGGCGGCGATGGTCGATCGCTCCAGCCGTCCGTCGGTCAGCCCGAACCGGACTCCGAAGAAGACCGAGCGTCGAATCATCAACCTGCGTTTCACGCGCCGGTGGGGACCACATCGAATTGCCTATCACCTGCACCTATCGCGCTCGACGGTGCAGGCGGTGCTGCGCCGTCACCGGATGCCGCTGCTGCGCCATCTGGATCACAACACCGGCCTGGCGGTACGTCGGCCGACCCCGCACCGGTATGAACATCTGGCGCCGGGGGATCTGGTGCACGTGGACATCAAAAAGCTTGGTCGTATCCCCGATGGTGGCGGGCATCGCAAACTCGGTCGCACGATCGGCAACCGGCACAACAACAAGCACGGCCGCGGCTATGCCTATCTGCATCACGCCGTCGATGACCACTCCCGGTTGGCCTACTCCGAGATTCTCGACGACGAGCGCAAGGAAACCGCCGTAGCCTTCTGGCAGCGGGCCAAACAATCCTTCGCCGAGCATGGCATCGTCATCAAAGCGGTGCTGACTGACAACGGATCCTGTTACCGTTCAAAGCTTTTCGCCCAAGCGCTTGGTTCCGATGTCAAGCATAAGAAGACCCGCCCGTACCGGCCGCAAACCAACGGGAAAGTCGAGCGATTCAACCGCACCCTCAACCAGGAATGGGCCTACGCCCAGACCTACCTCACCGACGAGGCCCGCGCAGCGACCTACCAGGCATGGATTCACCACTACAATCACCACCGACCCCACACCGGCATCAAGGGCAAGACACCTATCGAACGCCTCGACGTTCACAACCTCCCCGCGAAGAACATCTAG
- a CDS encoding metallophosphoesterase family protein — translation MRLLLIADTHVPKRARDLPETVWDEVSKADVVLHAGDWVAASLLDKLEKRAKHLVACWGNNDGAELRRRLPERVDVTLGGLRFTVVHETGAATGREARMAKQYPDTDVLVFGHSHIPWDTTAKTGLRLLNPGSPTDRRRQPFCTYMTATVANGALSDVLVHPLERHA, via the coding sequence GTGCGGCTCCTGCTGATCGCAGATACTCACGTTCCCAAGCGGGCCCGCGATCTGCCCGAGACCGTGTGGGACGAAGTGTCGAAGGCCGACGTCGTGCTGCACGCCGGCGACTGGGTGGCGGCTTCGCTGCTGGACAAGCTCGAGAAACGGGCCAAGCATCTGGTGGCGTGCTGGGGTAACAACGACGGCGCCGAATTGCGCCGCCGGCTGCCCGAACGCGTCGACGTCACCCTCGGCGGGCTGCGCTTCACCGTCGTGCACGAGACCGGCGCCGCAACCGGCCGCGAAGCGCGGATGGCAAAGCAGTACCCCGACACCGACGTGCTGGTGTTCGGCCACAGCCACATCCCGTGGGACACCACCGCGAAAACCGGGCTGCGCCTGCTGAACCCGGGCTCACCCACCGATCGTCGGCGCCAACCGTTCTGCACCTACATGACCGCAACCGTCGCCAACGGGGCGCTGTCCGATGTGCTGGTGCACCCGCTCGAGCGTCATGCGTGA
- a CDS encoding MmcQ/YjbR family DNA-binding protein, which translates to MRDRPARVADVHDIAAGMPHTTRIEGPKGNAIYQVGGKSFVFFRTPQPDAEDPQTGERYPDVIMIWVESEADKLALVQDPNSPFFTTDRFDGHLSVLVRASRLGEIGRVELTELIQDAWLSRASNRRAERWLAEHGG; encoded by the coding sequence ATGCGTGACCGGCCGGCCCGCGTCGCCGACGTCCACGACATCGCCGCGGGCATGCCGCACACCACCCGCATCGAAGGGCCGAAGGGTAACGCGATTTACCAGGTCGGCGGCAAGTCGTTCGTGTTCTTCCGCACGCCGCAGCCCGACGCCGAGGATCCGCAGACCGGTGAACGCTACCCCGACGTGATCATGATCTGGGTGGAGTCGGAGGCCGACAAGCTGGCGTTGGTCCAGGACCCCAACTCACCGTTCTTCACCACCGACCGCTTCGACGGGCATCTGTCGGTTCTGGTGCGCGCCAGCCGATTAGGCGAGATCGGCCGTGTCGAGCTGACCGAACTCATCCAGGACGCCTGGTTGTCGCGCGCATCCAACCGGCGCGCCGAACGCTGGCTGGCAGAACACGGGGGATAG
- a CDS encoding cupin domain-containing protein: protein MQIRRVVTGHDAAGKSVFVSDDTVQPARPGLMPGAEFHQLWGSDKAPEFPDDGSMPQWHSYFPPIGGFRFAMLTLPPSRGSSEARAVDMEKALAEIEDLLPGMLGYMDPSDPGMHTTDTIDFEVVLEGTVVLELDDGAEVTLRPGDTVVQNGTRHRWRNPGDIPARMAVFICGAAHASVAR from the coding sequence ATGCAGATACGCCGAGTGGTCACCGGACACGACGCCGCAGGAAAGTCGGTGTTCGTCAGCGACGACACAGTGCAGCCCGCCCGCCCGGGGTTGATGCCTGGCGCCGAGTTCCATCAGTTGTGGGGCAGCGACAAGGCGCCAGAGTTTCCCGACGACGGCTCGATGCCGCAGTGGCACAGTTACTTTCCGCCCATCGGTGGCTTTCGCTTCGCGATGCTCACGCTGCCGCCGTCGCGCGGTTCCTCCGAAGCCCGGGCGGTGGACATGGAGAAGGCGCTCGCCGAGATCGAGGACCTGCTGCCCGGGATGCTCGGGTACATGGATCCCTCGGATCCCGGCATGCACACCACCGACACGATCGACTTCGAGGTGGTGTTGGAGGGCACCGTCGTCCTCGAACTCGACGACGGCGCCGAGGTGACGCTGCGGCCGGGCGACACCGTCGTACAGAACGGCACCCGGCACCGCTGGCGCAACCCCGGTGACATCCCCGCGCGGATGGCGGTGTTCATCTGCGGCGCCGCGCACGCCAGCGTGGCGCGCTGA